The proteins below are encoded in one region of Triticum aestivum cultivar Chinese Spring chromosome 1B, IWGSC CS RefSeq v2.1, whole genome shotgun sequence:
- the LOC123092888 gene encoding anther-specific protein RTS has product MATTSCALLIALVLFAGLADLQAAAAAARPVHATEHSSVAAMTAEHPMADEADPDLNGMMQCMFGCFTSVMSCAFGCMGKGPDLPLCIISCNQKSIVCMIRCGLTPSPPSPKPPTPPAPPAPKPAPPKPAPGPPPYARQNTETSP; this is encoded by the coding sequence ATGGCTACCACCAGCTGTGCCCTCCTCATCGCCCTCGTCCTCTTCGCCGGCCTCGCCGACCTGCAGGCCGCCGCAGCGGCCGCGAGGCCCGTTCACGCCACGGAGCACTCCTCCGTGGCGGCGATGACGGCGGAGCACCCAATGGCGGACGAGGCGGATCCGGACCTGAACGGGATGATGCAGTGCATGTTCGGGTGCTTCACGTCGGTGATGAGCTGCGCGTTCGGGTGCATGGGCAAGGGCCCCGACCTGCCGCTCTGCATCATCAGCTGCAACCAGAAGAGCATCGTCTGCATGATCCGCTGCGGCCTCACGCCCTCGCCGCCGAGCCCCAAGCCGCCAACGCCAccggcgccgcccgcgcccaaGCCGGCACCCCCCAAGCCTGCACCCGGCCCGCCGCCATACGCCCGTCAAAACACCGAGACCTCCCCCTAG